The DNA region TTTAATTTCCATTTGCTATAGACGGGCAGCAGAGGGAATCAGAGATGATATCTGAACCGTAAGGAGGAGGCGGGTCCACGCGGCTGTGCAGCACATGGACGCATGAGCAGCCAGTGGATCATTCACCGTACGGCTCTGTTACTGCAGTGTTAATGGAACAGAGGCTGATGTTTATATGGCGAATGAGTTTTAGATCAGCTGATCCCGGTGGCAGAATTACAGCTCACACAACACAGGCCAAAGCAAACCGAAACGGAGGCTCAATGTCAACAGTCCCATCAGGAAAATCCCCACTGGACTGTGTTGCCCCAGAGCACAAGCCAGACGGTCGCAGTGGATCACGGATCTAGACCGGATTTAGGAGAGGAGGACCGGGTGGGTACGACGCAAACCCACTGCACTCACTCCTGTCACCCATTACTGAAAGTAAATGCGCGCTCGTAACGGACACCGAGTCACGGCTCCGTTTGTCCTCTGATCAATTATTAGCAAGGCCCACGTGACATCTGGGTCTCCTTCGCAGCGTTCGGTCCATAAAGCTCAGTGAAAATGAGAAAGAGCAGAGGATGAGCGCGGTGCATTAAGCAGCAGTgatctgctctgttctgttctctgctgccGTGGAATTTATATCTGTCCTTCATCGCGACAGAAGGCAGCGTTAGATCTTAATTAATGCTGTATTTTACACCGGCCCAGGAATTCTGGAGAAAAGCTGGAGAGCTTAGATGTTCATCAGTCTAGTGTGATAGACACATGGTCTATAAATGGAGATGATttagtactgtagctgctcccCGTAGAACTGGGCTTCCAGCTAATGACTCCAAAGGCACAACACTGAATGATCGATGAGACAAAGAAGAGCCCAGAGTAACAACGAAAGGCTTACGATTCACTGGAGCCGCGCGCCAGAGTCTATCACACGCAAATCATCTCTGCTCACTCGAAAGTGAAACAGGGGGCGTCAGGATTTAAAGCTGGAAGGAGAAATGAATTCCCTAATACAGAAAGAATCAGCGTAACGGCACGGAGGCTGGCCGCACTCAGTCTGCGCCAAGCAGCGGGACAAAAACCCAGAAGATCCAAATAAATTGTGCATATTGACTGAGCAGGTCTGCGTGTGGTAGTGGGCAAGTCAAATTCCAGACCATAACCTAATAGAGATGCACTGAAACGACCCCGGGAGAGTCGTTCACAGCCCAAGAGGACGGCTGAGCTGAATCTGTTCTGTCAGAAGGAATGCTCCATAATTCCTCCTGAACACTGTGCAGATCTGAAGCGTGTGTTTGGGTTAATGCTGCACCAGGAACTTCAACACGTTACTCTGTCAATGTTTAAAGGCCTGTGAATGCTACACCTTAGGTATTAGCAGCTGGAGCTTGTTGCATTTGTCTGCATGTGTCAATCCGATCGCATTTTCTGCCCAATTAACACAAACCCCCGTCAGTTACAGTCCCTTTAGCTCCGGCGCGTCACATGTTCCTGTGAAAAGTGTCAGCAGTAGCCAGACGTGTGGGGAGCGCAACTGTGCAGTGTCACAGCTAAAACTAGGCAGGCCTGTCAGAGTCCAGTTTAAAGGCTCAGCCTGGAAGCCGTGATGTCGGGTCGGTGTGATCCAGGGCGTCCAGCGAGCGAACACgcagccacagctgcagagaTGAGGACTCAGCCTGTCATTACGGCAAAGgatttctctccctctcaaaaaaaaaagcttttttaatcCAGGTAATCACTGCTTTTGTATCCAATCTGAATGACAGCTGACTAGCAGCCAAACCACGGACGATGACAGATTTACTTTCCCGTCTCTGGCTGAACACCTTCTCACTCGCTCCTGAACCTCGGCTCGTCTGCCGTCGGATGTGTGATACTTACAGCAGCCACCAACGCTTGCTGCAGGTCTTCGATGATGTCGGCCTCGTCCTCCAGCCCCACGGACAGCCTGATGAGTGTGTCACTGATGCCCAGCACGCTCCTGTCTTTTTCTGGCACCGATGCATGGGTCATAATTGCCCTGAATGACGAGAGAACGGAGACACCTCCATTGAGGACAATACAGAATAAAAAGCATCACAGAGAATGGAAAAGGAAAATCTGAACAATACGGATTTCTAGTTGATCTCTGCTGCCCCCTTTTGGCGCTGTAGCCGTAAAGGTCGAGTAAATTAACTCTTAAATGCAGTATCTGTAGTGTGCTCCTATACATGTATTAATTACCTTAATGTTACCTTATGTTTTTTGCAGAAATACTTACGGATGTTCTGCTAAACTTTCATAACCACCGAGACTCTCTGCTATCGCAAACAGCTGGAATGAGAAGAAAGCAGAGAACATGCTGAGAAACATTGTCCCCAACACAAAAAAAGCACTAAAAAGGTGGTTTAGTAACACACTCCAAAACATGTCACAACAGCTGACATCACACGACAGCGGTTGTTGCTTGGTTTGGATCCTCAGACATGTGGAGACACGTGAAGCGAGCatttgcagaaaaacacaatctgGTCTTCTTGTGACATTACAAGCAATAAAAAGGCCAACAACAAACAGTGACAAGGCCTATTTCAGCTGAAAGCGgtttaaacttttaatttagATGCtacaaaatataaaactaacacccttgtttttttctctcaatTTAAGTCCGTTTGAAAAGCTGAGCCAGTGATTTTGCCTAATCTCCCTCTTGttagtcaaacacacacagcctggatTGAGTGAAAACAAATGGTGCCAAATTACTTTAAGGCTTTTGAGGAAGACGGTGGCATGCTCCAGTTTCCCCTTAATGTTGAAGGTAATCATTCCTGGACACCCGGTGCATTGTCTCTTCATCACTTCGTACTGGGGGTGAGAGGGCAAACCTGTAGAGGCAGAAAACATGAGAAGCCAGTCAGAGATCAAATCCTATAATTGCCACCTACAGCACTTTCAGACGGGGACTGGCTTCGCTGGCTGTGCCGAGCAGGTGCACACGAGAGCTCCTGCTGTTGTTTAAGGCGTGTGCAACGTATCCAGAATGCATCTGTACTGAAAGTTCAGGAGGAATGCTGGCGTGTTACGACCGGCAAGGATCCGGGTCTGACCTGGAAAGATCACGCGCTCCACCCGCGGATTGGCCTCCAGGAACGTGGCCGCTGCCATGGCGTTTTTAAAGTGCCGCTCCATCCGAAGGTGCAGCGTCTTCAGCCCACGGTTGCACAGGTAGCAGTCAAACGGGGACGGGACGCCTCCCAGGGCTGAGGAAGGACCGCATTAGTTACTAATAACAGCCTGGTGTCGGTTTCAGTAGTGTTTGGATGAACCTGTGTGTGATTCATTCAGAcagatttattttttgtcttaCTAACCATTTTGCAGAAACTTCAGACGCTCGTACAAATCCTCCCGGTTCACTGAGACCAGACCCATTACAACGTCACTGTGACCTGCAAAGTAAACGAAAATTACTCTTTTTAGTTTCAGTCTTTACTTTAATAGAACCTGTTGGCCTAAACTTACTtatttaaacagaaacacatttggCTCAATAAATATTAACCTACCATTCATGTATTTGGTGGCTGAGTACATGCAGATGTCGGCTCCCAAAGCCAAGGGCCGCTGAGAGTCGAGACAAATGCACAGGTTCAGTGACGCAACTCCACAACGAATGCAACTCGACGGCAGAAAACCAATAAACTGAGGAGACGTGCACATCTGTCGCGCTCACCTGGAAATAGGCAGACATGAAGGTGTTGTCCACGACCACCACCGTGTCCTTGCTGTGCTCGTGGACCAGGTCGGCGCAGGCCTTGATGTCGACAACCTTCATCATGGGGTTGCTGGGCGTCTCGATCCACACCAGCTGCACAAGCAGAGGAGTTACGTCACTTCAGTGCATCACAGATCGGGCAACCAGATGTGCCAAcgacaaaaaaaaaggagaaaaaaaaaactgcaaagcGCTGTGTCATCACACAAAGGCGCTGATTCACAATGACcactacaaataaaaacaaagggaGGAAACTTTAAACGACACAGCAACTTTTTAAaaaactcacacacatgctAAGATGTGGATTAATTTTAATGTTAAATGAAGTAATTATTTCTGTTGGTTTTACAGCTTTTGTGCCTGTATGTGTCCTGAACAGTCTGATTTGGTTTCTATTTCTTACCTATCTAGCTTTCTAAGGTCAAACTATTAATACATTCAGTAAGTTCAAATTAGAGTTTAGAATAAAACTTTACAATGCAGTCGTCTGAATGGTTTCATTCTGACGTTTGATAGAAGAATTAATACCACAGTTTGGTGCGACGACGCATGTGTTACACCCAGAAACGCTCTTTTCCCCTGGACTTACTTTAGTGTTGGCCTTGAGTGCAGCCTTGAGCAACGCAGGCTGTGTACAGTCAGCGAAAGACACATCCAGCCCAAGTTCTTTGGCAATCCTTCGGAAATACCGATTTGTGCCTttgaaagcaaagcaaaacttTATCTTTACTTTCCCCACAGTGACGTTTGGTTGGTGGGACTGATCTCACCTCCGTACACGTCATCCATGCACACGATCCCGTCGCCCGCCTTGAGCATGTGCGTGATGGTCACTGTGGCCGCCAGCCCCGAGGCGAGAGCGAGGCCTGCAGAGAACCCGTTGGATGTCACCTTATCAGGAGCCTCTCGTGCGTAATGATTGATCTTTCAAACATGAATCATTTACGTGTTTGGCTGCACCTGCTGGACTATGAGGGAGCGTAATACAAACAGGCTTACTTACAATGCTTCGCTCCATCCAGAGCTGCCACGGCCTTCTCAAGACAGTTTCTGGTAGGATTTCCACTTCGGCTATATTCAAatccctgaaaaaaaaacaacaaacaatgaatgaaaattCAGGTGTTAGAACTGCTCATTCATCACAAGCGCTGCCAAATAACACAATACAGACAATGAATTTCAGCATGTTATATTTTATGAGTTATGAGTACACCATCCACACTGTTTAGATAAAGTGAGTTACACTGGTTTACTGTGGTCTGAATAGCAGCCAATGCTGTGAAATGTAAAACAGACACGGTGGAGTTGTGAATTCCACCAGGGTGTAAAGAAAAAGGTCAAGAGGTCAGCGTGAGTGGTGAGTCTGCAGTTTTAGGCTGTTGAtgctggacgtactgtatgttacaatagtctcaaacaaaagcaggtGTGAAAACCTGATGTCTGACCTTTGCCAGTTTTCTGGTTCGAGCTGTTCCTGTGCCAAAGCAGTTACATCACAACCAGACTTCTAAACTATAAACCAATTTATttagaacatacagtataataattaACAGATGCAAACCAAAGGTTTATCTTGGATGTAAAACAATAACTTGTGTATTATTTCTATACAAACGTACACAGAGGATATGATAgtgagtgaaagaaaaaaacatgatgtTCCAGCACCTACTGGTTTTGGTCCCAGTTCCCAGACATGGCCTTTGTTTATTCTCCACTGATGTGGAAATAACTAAGTTAATTTGTCACTGTTGAGATAGATAAAACTTTAATTTTTCTAGAAGATGTGTTTATAAACATCAGTACATCAGTTTATgtatatttagatttttcatTATGAGCATTTAACCCTTTGTGGGTTATAACAGGGTTCGAACATGATGTCTTAAGAAAACCTTTTTGCTGCGACACTCACTCATCAGTAGAAACTACAAACAAATGAGAGTATTGCTTATCTTTGAGACCATGAACCGTGGCCCAGTTACAGTTGCAGTTGCACCGGCTCCAGTTCTATAGACATGTGTCTACATTCGTCTACTTTAGACATGTGGGCACACAACCGATCGCCCCTGCTTTAAATACCCTAGTCATGCAATGAGCTACTCACGGCGTGATTTCCCGGTCCATGCTGCTTGAACGTGGTGGACAGGGAAATCGGCGGCACTACAGCCATAGACGACCATTGCTCCGGCTCCTGGCCGACGTGGATCGCCTCTGTGGCGAACGATTTGAAGTTCGGGCGGAAGCCTGCGAACAGGTCGCCCTGTTTGTCTGCGTTGCGCTTCGGATCCATCACGGTGCGCTTCCGCTAAAGGCCAAGTTCAGTCTGTTCAGGGCGAGTACGCGCTACCGTTGGGCGGTGAAGCCATTTAACAGGGCGCTGCGCAGCGCTTGGCCGTCTGGGCCAATCAACGCTCACCAACGAGCAGAGGGTgcgtctgattggctgctgaaAGGGGGCGTCAACCCATGTGACGCACGTTGTCCGCATTCGTTGTGTACCTTGTAGGCTTTATTCGCCGTAATGATGCAACGTTTCCTGCCGTTTGAGTCAGGCAAAGGAGCGCTTCTATCATGAACCTAGGTCTTTAGACTAGTTACACAGAGCTGTGGTCTTAGTTAGACCATAAAcagctttcttttctttttaaattattaatccAAAGCAGAAGGTTCAACAGCTTCAAGGGTGTATTTCTACTATTTGAGCGACCGCAGTTTAATTCCCAACATTTGACTTTATATTTTTTGATTAATCACAATTTGTTCCCCTTGATTTTTGATGTATGAAGACTTAAGTTCTTGCAGTCGTGAAGGTGTGGCCAGAATATGATGGTTATATCCCAGGATATCTCTGGACAGATCCGGTGAAGTACTTTGGGGGCTAATTCTCTGTCTTATCAGCACCACTTTGGTGCCCTTGATCAAGACACTTAATCACATCCTCTCCAGTGGGGATCAAATTGATTATCTGGTATATAAAATGctgaaaaaaatgtcaaaaacatcAACATAAAAAACAACGAACCAACAATTTGACATTTGTTTaaggaattattttattttaaaattccTGACTTCCAGACTGTGAAAAGTCTTCCAAATCCAGACtggatttagttttattttttctgctttaaaatgtgtttcCACTGTTGGGCTGTAGAGGGGATAAGTGCTCTGCAATAACTCAGTGGCAACTATCAGAGGTGTGTTGTCCTTTATTCTGTCTGAACCTGGTGAGACTGATGCTCCACTAACCatgttatgtaatttaattcCTACAGTTtcatgtgatttttttttatttgaccaaCATTCTAAAACTATATACCCTTCATAAAATAGGCTTGGGGTCAAAAAGGTTAACTGGATCCTATAACATGTGACATTTGAAAGCATCAAATCCTTTTATACAAGAAGCTACAAGTGTTTaccattatatatatatattatcaaTATATGCATTGTGTGTGTATACAATTGTAGAAATCTGTGCCATCTAACTGGGATATCCAAGTAATTTGCTGCACAGCCAATATTATTTAGCTTCTTGTGCTTGTGtattaatgtaaaataaaatttctATATGTCTCCtgattttataaaatattttccaCTGTATGCTGACCCACAGTCTAGACATagaactgattaaaaaaaagaggtCACCCACAGCTCATCTGTAAATTTCAACACTAAATTTGCCTACAGTCAAATTTGCAAACCAGATGACTGTTGTTTACCGTAGGTTGTCTCTAATGTACTAATTAACGATCCCCCTGAATAATATTAATAGTTACCTGTACCTGCCCTGGCTCAGGACCATGCTAGGGGGTCATCTGCTACTGACCGAGGGTAACCTCTCGGAGTTCTCGCGAGACTTCGAGGCGGAAGACATCAACACCGAATCTTCCGTATTAGCCAACTGGAGCCGCTTATGTTGTTCGGCGAGCAGCGACAGTTCTGCGCGGTAGGAGGAGAGAACTGTTTTTAAAACTAACCGGTGGACCGGCGCCGCTGTTTGTCTCAACTACCTAGCGGGGGGCGTAGTTGTGTTCATGTTGTGCAGTTTACAGTGTTTACGCGAAGACTTTCCACTGGCGACGCGCATCGCTTCGCCCGGAGGGTCCTCGTCGGCGACGACACCCTCTGCTCCGCTAGCGCCAACCGTTTAGAAAATGACCGGGGAGAAGGTCCGCTCCCTGCGCAAGGACCACAGGCCGAGCAAGGACGAGGATTTACTGGAGCCGGACGAGGAGGCGGCCACCGGGACGTTCGCCGCCGCCAAGGCGGGCGGCAGGAGCAGAGCGAGTAAAATCTTCAGCAACCACAAGTTAATCAAGTCGCCGTCCACGCAGCAGCACAACCAGCAGCCGCAGGTTAACGCCAACACCAACACGCTGTCAACAGCGGACGTTGTCGATGACAACAACAAGAACCCGGTTGTCCGAACCGGGCACGACTTCCCGGTGCACGAGTGCGTGTTCAAGGGAGACGTCCGCCGCCTGTCTTCGCTCATACGGACGCAGAGCATCGCGCAGAAAGACATCCACGGTGAGTTTGCCTGATGCTCGTCACATCAAACCTGGAGGCAGGACGCGAAGGACGCACACCCACTCCAGGTCCAGCCAAGCGGAGTCCGGCTGATGGGCCGTCAGTCTCCAGCACCGAGTCCCAAAATGAGGACCGGTCGGATCCCAGCTGGCCTGCAATTCCTCCAGTGCCCAAAAAAGCGAAGCCAGGGGTTTATCTTCATCACAAGCCTCAGCGCACCTTCCCTCAATCCGCACCAATATTCAAATAAATCAGAGAGGGTTTGTTTTATCTGACAGATCATCACCATTCAGACATAAGGGCAACAACAAAGATTAGAGAACTCTGCAGAGTGTGAGGCACAAATAGCTTCTGTAAGTTAGATTTCATATCACTGCCTAATCGCCTAATTGACCGTCAGTGCAGCAGTCATTAGAATTGGTCACGCAGACCTTTACACACAATCCATTTCAGATCAACTTTCCACTGGCCTGGTCTTGATGTTATTGTTAGTGTCATATTATATCCTCGTTTTCCATCAAATGGTGGCCTGTGGTTGACCTCAGTCTGAGCTTGGGAACGTTGTCTGGGTTTACGTTTTGTGATGAGGTGCGTCACAGCATGGTGTCAGACGTGTCAGCTGCCTGGGACAATCATACGTTTGGCTCAACTTCACTATTGGCTTCATTGTTTTGAGGTTGGACTAAAAGGAGCTGCAAGATTTTCTGTTCTCAGTGAGGTGAGCCAGGTAATGCTACAGATAAATAGGAGTCATGCTCACTGGTCCTTAATGTATATTGATCCCCGATGAGCTTAAAGGATGCATTTCCTGAACACCTCTACAATTTGTTCATGTATTTTGTACCCACATTAGGTGGGACTCCTAGCTGATTCCCAGAGCATTCTCTCACATTAGGATTTCTCCAGGGCAGCGCTGTTCCTCTTTACTCTGGACGCTTGCCTACTGCTCCACGCCTGCTAGAGATGCCTGCAGGAGCTGACAGGGCGGTTCAGCTTCCTGTTGAGGGGATCTCCAATGCTTACAGGGCACATTTTACAGGCCCAGGAGAAAATCTGTTTTTCTCCACATCTAACTTAAGTGATATTTTTCTTGATTGAATTTCTACCGTGCAGCCCCTAGCATTTAGAGTTTATTTTGTGCCGTGAGCATGTTAAATGCTGGTTATTTTGTCATAATGGGTGTGCAAGTACCATAACATTTGGAGTTTAGTGGTTTGGATTGAATTCACCTAAAGTGTGGCTGGTCTAGAGGCCAAGTGCTTTTCACAGACATGCATTTTGCTTATTAAATTCAGCccaaaaaatcattttttttcttcttcttcttcaggaaACACACCACTGCATCTTGCTGTCATGATGGGACACAAAGGTGAGTAACGTTTTAAACAGTCTCTTCCGTGTGGTTTATTTTTACTCCCTACGTATTTATGTGTATGtcttcttttgtgtgtgtgtgtgtgtgtgtgtgtgtgtgtgtgtgtgtgtgtgtgtgtgtgtgtgtgtgtgtgtgtgtgtgtgtgtgtgtgtgtgtgtgtgtgtgtgtgtgtgtgtgtgtgtgtgtgtgtgtgaagcttgtgttgccatgtttttgtgtgtgcgtttgtcttGCTACCAGACATTTGTCACAGATCACCACACAAATCCCAGTAGGCAAGATACTCATGCATGACTAAAGTGGTTGTATTTATGGATTTATGCCTGAGAAAATGTAGGAGAAAGGGGAAAAGAACTGTTCTTTTCTTATATCTTCTCGTATATTTAATACAGTTGCAGAGAAGAATAGAAAATATTTAATCAGTGGGGATTAGATAATGATGACAGTGTGAGAAATAGGATCCTTCTCAGTAGCTAAAGCCTCTTATACCACTGCTGGCTCAAGCACAAATAGTTTGAAGCCGGCATTAGGAATAATTAGTAAAGATAAGACATATCTTTTTGAATTTCCACAATAATTGCTAAGTGCTCTGTTGCTTTGCATTGTCTtccatgaaaacaaaactgcttTGTACCTTTTTAGTTAACTTGGTTAGGAGACTTTATATTCTTTAATAAATGCATCATAGTGGACTGCAGCAGGGCTTACTCTCATTGTCTGGACTAGCAGCATgtgcatcaaatattaaaatgttgtcCCTTTTGTGAGTCAATGCTTACATTTAATTTCACAAGCAGAATTCAGAACAtgctattaaattattaattccCCCTTTCTGCAGCAGTCAAGTATAATGTTACCCGTACAGCATGTTCCCGTTTGTTCAGTGTCTGTCACCGGAGCATGGGTTTCAATTGATTTCACATTTGCAAAGTTCAATTCCTGTCACCGGAGTGGAGGCACTGCCACTGCCTATTGGAAATTCGGCCAGCAGAGTGCCGAAGCGTGGTGGTGGATGGGACGCTGCAGGATTGATTGTGCTAATGAGGTTGCCTACCGCTTGTCTTAGCAACCGCTGTCCTCCTGGGATTCTCAGGCCAGACAGACTGAAGGCTACAGCATGAGATCATGGTCTGGGTGTGGCCGTCCTGTTGCGATGGAGAGGGCAGCCTTCTCTTTGGGTTTATCAgcctgtgtgtctttgtgtgccaGACCAGCAGCATTGGTAACA from Betta splendens chromosome 4, fBetSpl5.4, whole genome shotgun sequence includes:
- the cth gene encoding cystathionine gamma-lyase; amino-acid sequence: MDPKRNADKQGDLFAGFRPNFKSFATEAIHVGQEPEQWSSMAVVPPISLSTTFKQHGPGNHAGFEYSRSGNPTRNCLEKAVAALDGAKHCLALASGLAATVTITHMLKAGDGIVCMDDVYGGTNRYFRRIAKELGLDVSFADCTQPALLKAALKANTKLVWIETPSNPMMKVVDIKACADLVHEHSKDTVVVVDNTFMSAYFQRPLALGADICMYSATKYMNGHSDVVMGLVSVNREDLYERLKFLQNALGGVPSPFDCYLCNRGLKTLHLRMERHFKNAMAAATFLEANPRVERVIFPGLPSHPQYEVMKRQCTGCPGMITFNIKGKLEHATVFLKSLKLFAIAESLGGYESLAEHPAIMTHASVPEKDRSVLGISDTLIRLSVGLEDEADIIEDLQQALVAAHPKME